The following coding sequences are from one Streptomyces venezuelae window:
- a CDS encoding histidine phosphatase family protein yields MPTLILVRHGRSTANTAGLLAGWTPGVALDERGSAQAAALPDRLSALPMSEVVTSPLQRCRETVAPLLAARPGLRVHTEDRIGECDYGDWSGRKLAELGDEPLMEVVQRHPSAAAFPGGESMRAMQTRAAEAVREWNARVEHEHGEDAVYLMCSHGDIIKSLVADALGLHLDLFQRISVEPCSVTAIRYTRLRPFLVRLGDTGDFASLAPREEPPGDDATVGGGAGAP; encoded by the coding sequence ATGCCCACGCTGATCCTCGTCCGGCACGGACGCTCCACGGCCAACACCGCCGGCCTGCTCGCCGGGTGGACCCCCGGCGTGGCCCTCGACGAGCGCGGCTCCGCCCAGGCCGCCGCGCTGCCCGACAGGCTCTCCGCACTGCCCATGTCCGAGGTCGTCACCAGCCCCCTGCAGCGGTGCCGCGAGACCGTCGCGCCGCTGCTCGCCGCCCGCCCCGGACTGCGGGTGCACACCGAGGACCGCATCGGCGAGTGCGACTACGGGGACTGGTCGGGCCGCAAGCTCGCCGAACTCGGCGACGAACCCCTCATGGAGGTCGTCCAGCGCCACCCGTCCGCCGCCGCGTTCCCCGGCGGCGAGTCCATGCGGGCCATGCAGACCCGCGCCGCGGAAGCGGTCCGCGAATGGAACGCGCGCGTGGAGCACGAACACGGCGAGGACGCCGTCTACCTGATGTGCTCCCACGGCGACATCATCAAGTCCCTCGTCGCCGACGCCCTCGGCCTCCACCTCGACCTGTTCCAGCGCATCTCCGTGGAGCCCTGCTCCGTCACCGCCATCCGCTACACACGGCTGCGCCCCTTCCTCGTACGCCTCGGCGACACCGGCGACTTCGCGTCCCTCGCGCCGCGCGAGGAGCCGCCGGGCGACGACGCGACCGTGGGAGGCGGTGCGGGCGCACCGTGA
- the corA gene encoding magnesium/cobalt transporter CorA has product MIVDCAIYRDGRRTEGPGDLSDALDQARAEGDAFVWIGLHEPTENEFERVTQEFGLHPLAVEDALKAHQRPKLEIYDDSLFMVLKPVVYEQDSDTVSSGEVMIFMGDSFVVTVRHGEGAPLGVVRHRLEAEPDVLKHGPTAVLYSIADASVDHYLEVADELQADLEVLEAEVFSPEGGSSSRNTASRIYRFKRQILEFRRATGPLALPVARLSGVNPLSPSVPFVDETAQPFFRDVNDHLTRVNESVEGLDRLVSDILSAHLAQMSVRQNDDMRKISAWAAMAAVPTMIAGIYGMNFDHMPELHWPWTYPAVILLMAVLEIVLYRMFKRRGWL; this is encoded by the coding sequence GTGATCGTCGACTGTGCCATTTATCGGGACGGGCGTCGGACCGAGGGCCCCGGTGACCTCTCCGACGCCCTCGATCAGGCGCGGGCGGAGGGTGACGCGTTCGTGTGGATCGGGCTGCACGAGCCGACGGAGAACGAGTTCGAGCGGGTCACCCAGGAGTTCGGGCTGCATCCGCTGGCCGTGGAGGACGCCCTCAAGGCCCATCAGCGGCCCAAGCTGGAGATCTACGACGACTCGTTGTTCATGGTTCTCAAGCCGGTCGTGTACGAGCAGGACAGCGACACCGTCTCGTCGGGCGAGGTCATGATTTTCATGGGTGACTCGTTCGTGGTCACCGTCCGGCACGGTGAGGGCGCGCCGCTCGGTGTCGTACGGCACCGTCTGGAGGCCGAACCCGATGTCCTGAAGCACGGTCCGACGGCGGTCCTGTACTCGATCGCCGACGCGTCCGTGGACCACTATCTGGAGGTGGCCGACGAGCTGCAGGCCGATCTGGAGGTCCTGGAGGCGGAGGTCTTCTCGCCGGAGGGCGGGAGCTCGTCGCGGAACACGGCGTCGCGGATCTACCGGTTCAAGCGGCAGATCCTGGAGTTCCGCCGGGCGACGGGTCCGCTGGCGCTGCCGGTGGCACGGCTCTCCGGGGTGAACCCGTTGAGCCCTTCGGTGCCGTTCGTGGACGAGACGGCGCAGCCGTTCTTCCGGGACGTCAACGACCACCTGACGCGCGTCAACGAGTCCGTGGAGGGCTTGGACCGGCTGGTGTCGGACATCCTGTCCGCGCATCTGGCGCAGATGAGCGTGCGGCAGAACGACGACATGCGGAAGATCTCGGCGTGGGCGGCGATGGCCGCGGTGCCCACGATGATCGCGGGCATCTACGGCATGAACTTCGACCACATGCCGGAGTTGCACTGGCCGTGGACGTATCCGGCGGTGATCCTCCTGATGGCGGTCCTGGAGATCGTGCTCTACCGCATGTTCAAGCGCCGCGGCTGGCTGTAG
- a CDS encoding ferritin-like domain-containing protein: MLSARSVFGEILDHDESFRLFCSIAASGEAQGGWENGRIAALVPEAERALAPRITRHGADEDKHGRIFHALLKKRGLQPVEVPHDTDYTMLLEKHGIGLAHDKLKADEPLSVRDIVTYLAHSRVTEQRASEQMRLLLKYFGDHPDIGRAVRMISHDEDNHLAYCHEELLRLARAGHGRAIQRTLRECAHAEIRIHRDVSLAVMERMGRILHWPHAKRQLLTAGIHAMYGYERAIGWRRMVSLKMPRRRDALGGPATTATEFA; this comes from the coding sequence ATGCTGTCGGCCAGGAGTGTCTTCGGAGAGATCCTCGACCACGACGAATCGTTCAGGCTCTTCTGCTCCATCGCGGCCAGCGGCGAGGCCCAGGGCGGCTGGGAGAACGGCCGCATCGCCGCGCTCGTACCCGAGGCCGAGCGCGCCCTCGCCCCCAGGATCACCCGGCACGGCGCCGACGAGGACAAGCACGGCAGGATCTTCCACGCGCTGCTCAAGAAGCGCGGCCTCCAGCCCGTCGAGGTCCCGCACGACACCGACTACACCATGCTCCTGGAGAAGCACGGCATCGGCCTCGCGCACGACAAGCTGAAGGCCGACGAGCCGCTGTCCGTGCGGGACATCGTCACGTACCTGGCCCACAGCAGAGTCACCGAACAGCGCGCCTCCGAACAGATGCGGCTGCTGCTCAAGTACTTCGGCGACCACCCCGACATCGGCCGCGCCGTCCGCATGATCTCCCACGACGAGGACAACCACCTCGCGTACTGCCACGAGGAACTGCTCCGCCTCGCGCGCGCGGGGCACGGCCGCGCCATCCAGCGCACTCTGCGCGAATGCGCCCACGCCGAGATCCGCATCCACCGCGACGTGAGCCTCGCGGTCATGGAGCGCATGGGACGCATCCTCCACTGGCCGCACGCCAAGAGGCAGCTCCTCACCGCCGGTATTCACGCCATGTACGGCTACGAGAGAGCCATCGGCTGGCGGCGCATGGTCTCCCTGAAGATGCCCCGACGGCGCGACGCCCTCGGCGGACCCGCCACGACGGCCACCGAATTCGCCTGA